AGTTACAACTCCATTTGAAGTTGAAACAATCGCGATTCCTAAGCCGTTTAGTACTTTAGGCATTTCTTCAGCTTGCGCATATACGCGAAGACCTGGTTTAGAAATACGTTTTAAGCCTGAAATAACTTTCTCGTCATTGCGACCATATTTCAATTTAACGGTGATTACGTTTTGTTTGTTATCTTCTTCTACTTCGTAACCTTTGATGAAACCTTCGTTTTTCAAAATTTCAGCAATGGCAACTTTCATATTTGAAGATGGAGCAGATACAGTTTGATGCATTTGTGCATTTGCATTACGGATGCGTGTTAGAAAGTCCGCAATTGGATCTGTCATTACCATATAGTGTTACCTCCTTAATCTTTCTGTAAAATAAGATTACCAGCTTGCTTTTTTCACGCCAGGAATTTGACCTTTGTAGGCAAGTTCGCGGAAGCAAATACGGCACAATTTGAACTTACGATATACAGAATGTGGACGTCCGCATCGTTCGCAGCGTGTGTAGTTACGAACGGAATATTTAGCGTCTTTTTTGTTCTTTTCGATCATTGATTTTCTAGCCAATTCATTCGCCTCCTTATATTATTTTCTAAATGGCATGCCTAGTTCTTTAAGTAGGGCATGTGATTCTTCGTCAGTTTTCGCAGTCGTTACAATTACGATATCCATCCCGCGAACACGGTCAACATTATCGTAGCTGATTTCTGGGAAAATTAATTGTTCTTTAACACCTAGTGTGTAGTTACCACGGCCGTCGAATGCGCGTGTTGAAATACCTTGGAAGTCACGTACACGTGGGAGTGATACGCTAATCAACTTATCTAAGAAGTCATACATGCGTTTGCCGCGTAGCGTTACTTTAGTACCAATTGGCATACCTTCACGTAGGCGGAAACCTGCGATAGATTTCTTAGCTTTTGTAATCACTGGTTTTTGTCCAGAGATTTGGGTTAACTCTTCCACTGCTTTGTCCAAGTTCTTAGAGTTTGCTACTGCATCCCCCACACCCATGTTGATGACGATTTTCTCGATTTTTGGAACTTCCATCACTGATGAGTAGTTAAATTGTTCTACTAATTTCGGTGTTACTTCGTTTAAATATTTCTCTTTCAAACGGTTTTCCATTGAAACAAGTCCTCCTTCCCCAAAATATTAGTTAATTGTTTCGTTTGTTTTCTTAGAATAACGCACTTTCTTACCATCTTCCATACGGTAGCCAACGCGTGTTAGTTCACCGTTTGACGGGTCGATTAACTGCACATTAGATACATGGATTGGTGCAGGGAATTCTTCGATTCCGCCTGTTGAAAGTTGAGATGGTTTTTGATGACGTTTACGGATGTTTACACCCTCAACGATTACGCGATCTTCTTTCGGCAATGTTTTAAGAACAGTTCCTTCTTGGCCTTTATCGCGTCCTGCGATTAGACGAACTGTGTCACCTGCTTTAATTCGCATAGTTCGGTTCCTCCTTGTCAGTGTATTATAGAACTTCTGGAGCTAATGAGACAATTCTCATGAAATTGTTGTCCCGTAATTCACGTGCCACTGGACCGAAGATACGTGTTCCACGAGGGCTATTATCGTCACGAATGATAACACAAGCATTCTCGTCGAATTTAATGTATGAACCGTCTTTACGGCGGGCACCAGTTTTCGTACGAACGATAACTGCTTTAACAACTTCACCTTTTTTGACAACTCCACCAGGCGTTGCATGTTTAACCGTCGCAACAATAACATCTCCAATGTTTGCTGTTTTGCGACCTGATCCACCTAAGACTTTGATCGCTAATACTTCACGAGCACCTGAGTTATCAGCAACTTTTAAGCGGCTTTCTTGTTGAATCATTTATATTCCTCCTTCCGATTGCGAGTTACAATTAGATGATAATAGCTTCTTCTACTACATCCAATAAGCGGAAGCGTTTCGTTTTAGACAATGGACGAGTTTCCATGATTGTCACGATGTCGCCTTCTTTTGCACGGTTGTTCTCATCATGGGCTGTATAT
This region of Suicoccus acidiformans genomic DNA includes:
- the rpsH gene encoding 30S ribosomal protein S8, with amino-acid sequence MVMTDPIADFLTRIRNANAQMHQTVSAPSSNMKVAIAEILKNEGFIKGYEVEEDNKQNVITVKLKYGRNDEKVISGLKRISKPGLRVYAQAEEMPKVLNGLGIAIVSTSNGVVTDKVARQQGIGGEILAYVW
- a CDS encoding type Z 30S ribosomal protein S14 gives rise to the protein MARKSMIEKNKKDAKYSVRNYTRCERCGRPHSVYRKFKLCRICFRELAYKGQIPGVKKASW
- the rplE gene encoding 50S ribosomal protein L5; protein product: MENRLKEKYLNEVTPKLVEQFNYSSVMEVPKIEKIVINMGVGDAVANSKNLDKAVEELTQISGQKPVITKAKKSIAGFRLREGMPIGTKVTLRGKRMYDFLDKLISVSLPRVRDFQGISTRAFDGRGNYTLGVKEQLIFPEISYDNVDRVRGMDIVIVTTAKTDEESHALLKELGMPFRK
- the rplX gene encoding 50S ribosomal protein L24, with product MRIKAGDTVRLIAGRDKGQEGTVLKTLPKEDRVIVEGVNIRKRHQKPSQLSTGGIEEFPAPIHVSNVQLIDPSNGELTRVGYRMEDGKKVRYSKKTNETIN
- the rplN gene encoding 50S ribosomal protein L14, producing the protein MIQQESRLKVADNSGAREVLAIKVLGGSGRKTANIGDVIVATVKHATPGGVVKKGEVVKAVIVRTKTGARRKDGSYIKFDENACVIIRDDNSPRGTRIFGPVARELRDNNFMRIVSLAPEVL